cgttggggacacagggggacattggggacaccagggctgggggggcactggggagatGTTGGGGACGTTGGGGGTCTCTTACCCGCTGGGGGTCGTCCGGAGGAAAAATCTCCCTCTGGGGAagatgggggggggtgtcagtgggggaggggcaggggcacCCAGAGAcccccctgtcccccaccccggggaccccccctccccccgccggggaccccggggaccccccgcccccacctTGCGCTGCACCACGTGGCGCTGGAAGTGCTCGGCCTGGTTGGAGACCCAGAACAGCCCGACGGGGAAGGACAGGTACAGCAGCATCTGGGGACAGGCGGCACCGTCACCCCGCGTCCCCCCGGGGCGTCACCGGCGGCCCCCGCGCTGTCACCCGGCCCCGGCGtcaccccccggccccggcgtcACCCCCCGGCCCCGACACTTGCACCAGGGTGTCACCCGCCAACGTCACCCACGTCCCACTGTCACCTCCTGGCCCCAACACCCGGACTGgggtgtcccccgtgtcccccaccACCCCATCAATGTCACCCACGTCCCGCTGTCACCTCCCATCCCCAACACCCGGACTGgggtgtcccccgtgtcccccaccACCCCATCAATGTCACCCACGTCCCGCTGTCACCTCCCATCCCCAACACCCGGACTGgggtgtcccccgtgtcccccaccACCCCATCAATGTCACCCACGTCCCGCTGTCACCTCCCATCCCCAACACCCGGACTGgggtgtcccccgtgtcccccaccACCCCATCAATGTCACCCACGTCCCGCTGTCACCTCCCATCCCCAACACCCGGACTGgggtgtcccccgtgtcccccaccACCCCATCAATGTCACCCATGTCCCACTGTCACCTCCTGGCCCCAACACCTGGACTGgggtgtcccccgtgtcccccaccACCCCATCAATGTCACCCACGTCCCACTGTCACCTCCTGGCCCCAACACCCGGGGCTGgggtgtcccccgtgtcccccaccACCGCATCAATGTCACCCACGTCCCGCTGTCACCTCCCATCCCCAACACCCGGGGCTGgggtgtcccccgtgtcccccaccACCCCATCAATGTCACCCACGTCCCGCTATCACCTCCCATCCCCAACACCCGGACTGgggtgtcccccgtgtcccccaccACCCCATCAATGTCACCCACGTCCCGCTATCACCTCCCATCCCCAACACCCGGACTGgggtgtcccccgtgtcccccaccACCGCATCAATGTCACCCACGTCCCGCTGTCACCTCCTGGCCCCAACACCCGGGGCTGgggtgtcccccgtgtcccccaccACCGCATCAATGTCACCCATGTCCCAGTGTCACCTCCTGGCCCCAACACCCGGACTGgggtgtcccccgtgtcccccaccACCCCATCAATGTCACCCACGTCCCAGTGTCACCTCCCGTCCCCAACACCTGTACTGGATGTCACCCGCTGTCCCCAACACTGTCATATGTGTCAAGGTGTGCCCCCACGTCATTCTCTGTCCCCATCACTTGTCCCCgggtgtccccagtgtcacCCGCTGTCCCCATCGCCTGCGCTGGGTGTCACCTCCTGTCCCCATCACTTGCCCTAGGGTGTCCCCTTGCTGCCCCCCCAACCGCCCCCCACCTTTAAACCCCAGGGACTgacccccctcctccccgcatcgccccccgcccccctcgaGGAGAATATCTCCTCCCCCCATTGCCCCCCCCCGGCCtgaccctcccctccccccattgcccccccccccggcatgaccctcccctccccccattgcccccccccggcctgaccctcccctccccccattacccccccccccggcatgaccctcccctccccccattgcccccccccggcctgaccctcccctccccccattgcCCCCCCCAGGCCtgaccctcccctccccccattgcCCCCCCCAGGCCtgaccctcccctccccccattacccccccccccggcctgaccctcccctcccccattgcccccccccggcctgaccctcccctccccccattgcCCCCCCCAGGCCtgaccctcccctccccccattaccccccccccccggcatgaccctcccctccccccattgcccccccccggcctgaccctcccctccccccattgcCCCCCCCAGGCCtgaccctcccctccccccattacccccccccccggcatgaccctcccctccccccattgcccccccccggcctgaccctcccctccccccattaCCCCCCCCAGGCCtgaccctcccctccccccattaCCCCCCCTAGTCCTGACCCTCCCCTTCCtgaccctcccctccccccattgACCCCCCAGGCCtgaccctcccctccccccattgccccccccccaggcctgaccctcccctccccccattgccccccccccaggcctgaccctcccctccccccattgACCCCCCAAGCCtgaccctcccctccccccattgcccccccccaggcctgaccctccccttcccccattGCCCCCCCCAGGCCtgaccctcccctccccccattaCCCCCCCTAGTCCtgaccctcccctccccccattgacacccccccccaggcctgaccctcccctccccccattgcCCCCCCCAGGCCtgaccctcccctccccccattgccccccccccccaggcctgaccctcccctccccccattgACCCCCCAGGCCtgaccctcccctccccccattgcccccccccaggcctgaccctcccctccccccattgccccccccccaggcctgaccctcccctccccccattgcccccccccaggcctgaccctcccctccccccattgACCCCCCCCAAGCCtgaccctcccctccccccattgccccccccccaggcctgaccctcccctccccccattgcccccccccaggcctgaccctcccctccccccattgcccccccccccggcctgaccctcccctccccccattgACCCCCCAAGCCtgaccctcccctccccccattgACACCCCCCCCCTTTGCCCCCCCTCGGGCTgaccctccccccgcccccgcgcacCCGCAGGATCTCCAGCTTCACCCCCATGGCGCCTCCAGGGCCCCAGCACTTCCGCCTCGCCTCCCCACCTCGCAACACGGCGGCCGCCTATTGGCCCAGCGCCCAGCACCGCCGCCGTCTGTTGGTGTGTGGGGGAGGGCGGGGCGCTGCCCTGAAGGGCGGGAGCGGCGACCAATGAGAGTGCGAGAGGCGAGGTTGAGGGCGGGAGGGCGGTGAGCGGAAGTGGCGTCATCGCGGCCCGCCGGAAGTGGCAGTGGAGCCGAGGGAGATGGCGGACGGGGCTGCCATGGCGGAGCGGGAGGAGCCGATGGTGCCGCCGCTGGTGGCGGGGCCGGGATCGGAGCCGGAGCGGGAAGAGCCGGAGCGGGAAGAGCCGCAGGAGCCGCCGGaagcgggagcggggccggaggagccggagccggagcggGAGGAGCCGCTGGGAGCGGGGCCGGAGCGGCCCGAACTGCGCTTCGTGAGTGCCGGGGGGGGATTGGGCCTGGGCCCGCGGCCccaccatcgctgtcccctccCGTGTCCCCTCTACGTTTCCTCTCTGTCGCGCcgtgtccctgtccccgtgtcccctctgCGTGTCTCCCCcgggtccctgtccccatgtctgTCTCTGGGTCCATCCCATATCCCCATCCCGCCCTCCCTGTCCGCTCTTTCTTTGTCCCCGATCACTGTCGCTGTCATGTCTTGCTCTCCCACCCTGTCCCCGCTGCTCCGTGTCCCCGTCACCCCCCCGTCGCCCCTCGCCCTGGCTCGCTGCCAGCCGTTGTCCCTGTCACCCCCCCATTCCCATTCCCTGTCCCGGCCATCCCTCACGCCGTGTCACCGCTGTCCCCGTCGCCCCTTGTTCTCACTCCCCGTCCCACATCACCCCGTGTCCCTGTCACCCCTCATTTCTGCTCTCCCCGTCcttgtccccgtcccccccccatCACACCTTGGTCCTGCTGCCCCATCACCTCCTGTCTCTGTCCTGtcgcccccccgtgccccccctcCCAGCGCTGCCCCGTGTccgcaggaggaggaggacgtgCAGCACGAGGAGGAGCTGCTGCGCAACCCCTTCTCGGTGCGGCGCTGGCTGCGCTACGCCCAGGCCCGGCAGAAGGGGCCGCGCCACCGCCTCAACCTGCTCTTCGAGCGTGCCCTCCGGGAGCTGCCCGGCAggtggggggcgcggggggggggggctgggggcctcctgggggcgctgcggggggtTGGCGGGGcatggcggggggctgggggcgtcCTGGGGGTAACTAGAGGGGATGGGGAGCATGGTGGCGGGACAGGGATGTGCTGGGGGGCACCTCGGGGGGGATGGGGGCATGGTGGGGGGGT
This DNA window, taken from Phalacrocorax carbo chromosome 30 unlocalized genomic scaffold, bPhaCar2.1 SUPER_30_unloc_1, whole genome shotgun sequence, encodes the following:
- the LOC135310741 gene encoding protein PET100 homolog, mitochondrial, with amino-acid sequence MGVKLEILRMLLYLSFPVGLFWVSNQAEHFQRHVVQRKREIFPPDDPQRRQAMAELKRRLREGKGTRD